The genomic segment ataaaatgataaacaaaaattgatgaaaataactaaatatttgtagttctattagttttgttttataattataaatcgCAGTTTAATTAATATGGGTTGCTACTTGCTACTATGCATGTTCTAGACTTGTAGGTTATGGCAATGGTATGCATATGTTACTTATACAAAGCCGTAAGGAAGAATATGTAAATGAAAAGAAGTAAAACGAGAGTGGAATCCAATGTGGACTTCAACTAGATATGTTATATTATGTTTGTTCTATTATTAATGTTTAACGTATATTTTGGATGTAAACGTTGGGTGTCGAATTATTTTGCTTTaatgtataaagtataaacaagAACCAGCACTGCAGCACATGGTGGTCTTGGAAAACGAAATatataccctttttttttatactccTATATACAAGGGGTGAATCCAAAAAATTCCAAACCGAAGCACATAAAGATAGGTCATCCAATTTTAATGGAGTATCCAAATAATTTATTAGGCCACGAAAGagagttttaaaaatctatattgcTTGACTTTTGTGtgataaatcataaatatatgcaATTAGATAGATTAAGAGAaaacttattaaataaatattcgAATCAATTAGACAACTTGGCTAAGATTTGATTCTAGtcgataaaaatataaaacatgctCCATATGCTATCATATCTCCcacacaaaataaaacgaaGACGAATATATGTCGCTATCATGGAAGGTTCGATTAGGTTTGAGAAGTTTAATGGGCCTAGTACAAGTAAGCCCATTGGACAAGTTTTCAGATTATTATAATCGGGTCGGTTTGATATACCCGACCCGATATGAGTATCCTTATCGTCTGCTTCCAaatcaacagaaacaaaaaagaagaagaagaaaataatggCGAGAGTGTTCGTCTCTATCCCTATGCAACCCACACAAACAATCTTCTccgcgtcttcttcttcttcttcctctcagccGCTATTATCACCGCCGGCAAACAATTTCTGCGGCGGAGGAGCCGGGGGATTAAGTCTTACCCGGAAAATCAGAGACTGTTCTGTTGTGACGCGGGCAGGACCGAGCACGAGTAGCTACTTGCTCGCGTTCGCCATCCCTGCTACTCTTATCGCTGCGACTGTCTTCACTTCAATCAAAATCGCTGATAAGCTCGACGAAGATTTCCTCGAGGATGTAAGATCGCCGTTTCCTAACTCACCATATCTAATTCATTCGATTCGATTTTAGAGTtttgaatttgttaaaagttaTTTGAATTTATGGCATCCTTAGAATTTAAGAGAAATCACCAATGCGTTCTTATATAGGCAGGGCTTAAGTGTTGTTACTGAGTAGATTGATACCATTACCGTGTCATTTGGTTTGGTGTATAGATTGCGTTGAACCAAGCGATAAAAGGAGCAGAAAATGGGGAGAATGGTGAACGTGACATGTCACTGGACGATGTGATTCAAGAACCTGTGCTTCAACGAACACGTAACCGGCCTAAACGTGAAGTTTAAGTGTTTAACACACATAAACATCTTGTTATAGATTCTTCAATGATCCTGTCGTCTCTGTAATACATCTTGTGTTTTGTATAAGGATGTAAGCTTTGTAGCCTTCTTTTGTCCCATTTATAGTTGTACTTACTGGTATTACAATATTGTTTGATCGTATGTATAAAAAAACGGATGATTAATATCAATCAAATGCTGCTCATTGCCGATTTAAGTTCTGAGTAAATTTCTatgtcttcctcctcctctgttgaTGGCTCTGAACTTACTTCTAGCGGTAGATTTGtaaatatggaaaaatataaGGGTGCATTTGGTATTACCTACATTAGAAATCATCTAGGTGTTGATTGGGCTTTTAAGGCCCAAATTGAGCtgtcttgttgttgttaactTTTGAGAAGAGTAGTGTTGGGGAATTTTTCACGTCTCGCTTCAAATCGACGTCTGTGTAAGGTTGAATCGCGTCGTGGTGTTTTCATCTTTAGcagttttggttgtttttttttttctccttttccaaACGACCGAGACACACCAGCTAAACGCCATTCGCGTTAGATCTAAGGAGAAAACGACCTACGTACATAATAGGTGTTTTCAAGCAATTTGTTCTACGGGAAGGAGATTAACGCTCAAAGTTGATTTCAGTCTCCCTTTGAGTATTCTCTTCTACGGATCGAGGGTATGCTTTAGCTCAGTTTCGTTAATTTATAGCGTATTTATcgatttttcttgttgtttgtggaatttgatattttattgcGGCTTTTGGATCATGGGTTTGGATTTTTAGCTTCCGTCTTGTTTTATCAATGGAGTGTGTAAAACTATTGAATCTGGATATTGATATCTCTGCACAATTTGTGTCTGTTATTGATACTTTTTATGCGAATTGGGTTTTGATCTGTGTTGTTCATTATTCTAAACCACTATATTGTGTCGGTGCTCTGTAATATCTTACATTAGctcagtttttttgttgttttttttatgtttatcttGCGTCAGGCAGGAGGCAAGAACCATGATGATCCAGAATTTGTGCTGATTCACGAATAGTCATTGTGGGAACAAGACCAGAGTGAATCAAATGGACAAGAAAAAGAATCGTAGCGATCCACTTGCTGCTGGGCGTCAGAAGGTTAGCTTCGCTGTCCTTAAACCTACCTCTTTGAAATTGTgtagatatttttaattatcactAAATGTCAGTAAGAAGAGAGAGGTGTTCTACTGTTTCATTTCCTTCTGCTGTGTTTATCGTCTTAAGTTTATAGTTTAGGAGGAAAACTTGATAGCCTGGTTTCTAGAAGTTAAGTTATTTTGATATCATGCTCTTTCTTATTGTTAGTAAAAAAAGATGTTAAGTTATTTCACCCAATTTTACCCAACTTGTCTATAATTGATTACTTGTCCTGCTTTGATTTATACAGACAGAGAAACATTTGGATGGGATGTGTGttaattgcttttttttgtttaccttatTTCAGCTTCAACAATTTCGTCAAAAGAAGGCTGACAAAGGCACTGATCAGAAAAAGGACTCGAAAGGCAGTACAAGCCAAGGAAAATCCTCTAAAAAATCTGGTAAATCTGAGAAGCATGAGCGTAAACCTGAAACAAGTGCTGTCAGTGATGAGGCAGAAGCTCCGTCCCATGAGGCTGCAGGAGGAGCTACATCTCATGTGAACGTTGGTGAGGAGGTTGTTGATTCTCCACAAACTTCTGCAAATGCAGAAGCTCACGAAAATGTTTCTGTCCATGGTTCAGCATCAGAACCTGATCCGCCTCAGCCAGTAAATACCACGTCTGATGATGGATCTGAAGTGAGAAAAGAAGTAGTTAATTCTGAAAATGATATCAGTATATCATTATCCACTGAAGAAGAGAATATCAAGTCTGTCAACAGTGGAACGGATGGCACAGTAGATTCTCTGACATCTGACCCTGCTGATTCTGAGAAGGGAGTTATACATGACGATGCATCTATTAATGTTGACGAAATCTCTGCTGCTTCTGGAAACATAGGTGAAGGGAAAAGAGTTGAAGTTGAAAGTGGGTCTGGGAGTGTGGAAAAGCCACATCAGCCATCCTCTCTCCATGAATATATTCCTGATGTTTCCTTGATTCGTGCAAGGGGAGATCAGGTAACTGATGTAGGTtgttctctccttctcttcatGCTTCTCTCTTCAATCAGTTTCtttattactttttctttgataGGGGTAAAGAGGTTAGGTTTATTGCATTCGACCTTTTGATGTGTAATTCaattctcatttgtttctcGGTAGGGGAAATGCAGGAAGAAGATGGTTCACACATGGAGCAGTTTTCTGAATCACTTGCAAAGGCAGGTGTGGATAAGATTGCAACTGAAGAAAGGCAAACAAGCGATCCAGCATCTGCTTCCCCTTCACACTTTTCAGAGGGATCCTCAGTTACACTTGATTCAGTTCAACTAGATGGAATAAGTGGTAATATTAGAAGCCAACAGATCAGGGAAGCTGCAGAGCTTAATGAAGAAAAACCAGAAACATCTATTCATTTTCCTAATAACAGAGATCACGTGCTTTCTGCTGAACCTGAGGAAGGCTCGGTTGCACATATGGCTAGTCAGCTGCAATTGCCTGAGAGCGTCAGTCTATCTGAAGTTTCGAGCCATGAGGAACCTCGTAAACTCGACACATTGAATCTATCTGGTGACGTTTCCGTTGCTCATGTTCACGAAGGCCGCTCAGTCAGCTTCTTACAGCTTGTGGATATTGTACGAGGACTTGGACAAGATGAATATCAAATTTTGTGCAATGCAAGAGAGGCTGCTTCCAGTAATGAGCCAGGAACAAGTTCCTTGGAGCGATTAAGAGAAGAACTATTTGTTTCGAGTACCATGGAAGATATACTCCATGTGCAACTCACGGAACAGTCTCATCTACAAAACGAGTTTGATCATCAACATAACCAACTGGTAGCTGAAATATCACAGCTTCGTACATCATATAATGCGGTGACAGAGAGAAATGACTCTCTTGTGGAGGAACTATCAGAGTGCCAGTCTAAACTATATGCTGCCACAAGGTCAAATGAGAAGCTTGAAAATAAGCTTCTTGCTACAGAAGCACAAGTGGAGGATTTCACTACTAAGATGAATGAATTGCAGCTTAGCCTAGAAAAGTCCGTGTTGGATCTATCTGAGGCGAAAGAAAAGTTCATCAATCTTCAGGTGGAGAATGATACGTTGGTTGCAGCCATTTCTTCCGTGAATGATGAGAAAAAGGAActtcttgaagaaaaaaaatccaagaactATGAGATTGAGCATCTTTCGTCTGAGTTAAACAATTGCAAGAACGTGGCGGCCATACTAAAGGCAGAAGTTGAGCAATTGGAAAATACTATTGGTCCACtgaaagatgagaagatgaatcTTATGGATGATAAATATAGTTTATTGGGTGAGGCAGAAAAGTTACAGGAAGAATTGGCAAATTGTAAGACGTTGGCCACCCTGCAAGAGGTggaaaatttaaacataaagGAGACGCTTTCTTTATTGACAGGCCAGCAGACTAAGTTTGATGAGAACAACCTACGTCTCAgggaagaaaatgagaaagcaCATCTGGAACTGAGTGCACATCTGATCTCGGAGACTTATTTATTGTCCGAGTATTCCAATCTAAAAGAAGGATATTCTTTGTTGAATAATAAGCTCTTGAAGTTTCAAGGGGAAAAGGAACATTTGGTTGAGGAAAATGATAAACTTACGCATGAACTTCTTACTCTTCAAGAGCGTACGTCAACTGTACAAAAAGAGCGGACTCATCTAGAAGTTGAGTTAAAAGAAGCAATAGCGCGCCTCGATAAATTGGCTGAAGAAAATACATCTCTTACTAGCAGCATTATGGTAGAAAAAGCTAGAATGGTAGACATTGGTAACGAGGATGCATCAGGATTGATCAATCAGGAAATTTCTGAGAAACTTGAGAAAAGTTCAGAAGTCGGGGTTAGTAAACAGACCGCATCATTCCTTGAAAATGCGCTATATACAAATTTGGAAGAGGTGATGGAAGAGACGTCTGAGTTTTCTGCCTTGAAGAAGAATCTGGATAAGGGGGAGAAAATGGTTCAGAACCTTGAAGAGGCAATTAAGCAGATCCTTGCTGATTCTTCAATGAGTAAATCTAGCGATAAGGGTGCTACACCAGCAGTATCAAAACTGATTCAAGCTTTTGAGTCAAAGCAGAAACCAGAAGAACAGGAATCGGAAAAAGCACAGTTAAGTGATGATCTATCAGAAGGAGATCAATATGTATCTGTGAATGTGCAGATTAGAAGTTTGAGAGGCTTGCTTGCTCAGTTACTCTTGAATGCTAAGGAGGCTGGTATACAATTCAACCAGTTAAGTGATGACAGGACATCGACAAATCAAAGACTCAAGGAGTTAAATGTTGAGTTCGCATCTCAGCAGGATCACATTGATGTTCTGGAGGCAGATAGTATTGAGAGTAAAATTTCATTTGAAGCTCTGAAGCATTATTCATATGAGCTGCAACATAGAAACCATGAACTTGAACTTCTTTGTGAATCATTAAAGCTAAGAAATGGTAGTATCGGTGTAGAAAACACGGAGCTCAATAAGAAGCTGAGTTCTTGCTTACTAAGAATCGATGAGCTTGAAATTCAGCTGGAAAACTTACAGCAGACTTTAAGTAGCTTTTTGTCCTCAATGGAAGAACAGTTAGTGGCCTTGCAGGATGAATCTGAGAGAGCAATGATGCTAGAACATGAATTGACATCATTGATGTCTGAATTTGGTGAAGCAGTTGTGAGGCTTGATGATCGTCTACTCAGATCTGGCACTTCTGAAGCTTCTGTTGGCTTAGATATGAGCAAGCGCATATCTGGTTCTATTGATATGGCTGTAAAGGTGATTGACGATCTGGAGGCAAAACTTGAAGCTGCTTATGCGAAGCATGAGTCCACCTCAAACCAATATGAGGAATTGAAGCAGAGTTTCAGTACTCTGTTTGAGAAGAATGAATTTGCAGCTTCTTCAATGCAGAAGATCTATGCTGATTTGACAAAATTGTTTACTGAATCATGTGGGTCAGAGGAAATAGCCAATCTTGAAGTTGAAAATGTAGCTGTCTCTGATCCTTTTAAGGATGGTAGTTTTGAGAATCTGATGGAGGCTGTGCGAAATATTCTTTCTGAGAGGCTTGAACTTCGGTCTGTGATTGATAAGCTACAGTCGGACTTGTCGAGTAAATCAAACGATATGGAGGAACTGGCGCAGCAAAGCCTTCATTCCACTTCACTTCGAGAGTTAGTTGGGAAGGTTGAGGGTGTTCTGGAACTTGAAAGTGGAATTAGTTCTGAATCTCCTAGTTCACATGTGGAGTTTCTTGTTTCCCAACTTGTTCAGAAGTTTATAGAGACTGAGGAATTGGCTCATCTCCTCAGAAAACAGTTAGAGGCTAAGGAGAATGAGTTGATGGAGATCCAGGAGAGTTTACTGCATCATAAATCGGAAATAGGTGGTCTCAGGGAAAATTTAACCCACGCAGAGGAGTCGCTTGTGGCTGTACAATCTGAGTTACAAGATAAATCTAATGAATGTGAACAATCAGAGCAGAGGTTATTATCGACTAGAGAGAAGCTTAGCATAGCTGTTGCTAAAGGAAAAGGTTTGATTGTTCAGCGTGACAATGTCAAGCAGTCATTGGCCGAAACCTCTGCTAAACTACAGAAGTGCTCAGAGGAATTGAATTTGAAGGACTCAAGGCTTCTGGAAGTTGAAGCAAAACTTAAGACCTATACGGAGGCAGGTGAACGCGTGGAAGCATTAGAATCTGAGCTTTCATACATCCGAAACTCAGCTACTGCACTGCGGGAATCTTTTCTTCTCAAAGACTCTCTGCTTCACAGAATTGAAgaaattttggaagatttgGATCTCCCAGAGCATTTTCATGCTCGAGATATATTGGAAAAGGTGGAGTGGTTAGCAAGATCAGCTAACGGCAACTCTTTGCGTCCCTCTGATTGGGATCAGAAGAGTTCTGATGGCGGTGCGGGATTTGCTATCTCGGAGCCCTGGCGGGAGGATGTACAAACTGGCACAAGTTCTGAGGATGACTTAAGGATCAAGTTTGAGGAGCTTAAAGGGAAGTTTTATGGATTGGCTGAACAGAATGAAATGCTCGAGCAGTCCTTGATGGAAAGGAATACCTTGGTACAGAAATGGGAAAAACTCCTCGAGAATATTGATATGCCTCCACAGCTACAGTCCATGGAAGTGGAAAACAAGATTGAATGGCTTGCAACTTCAATATCGGAGGCTACAGATGAGAGGGATACTCTCCAACAAAAGATTGATAACCTTGAAGTCTATTGTCAATCACTAAGTGCTGATTTGGAAGTCTCACAAAAGCAAGTATTTGATGTCGAGGCAAATCTTCAGTCGTGTGTTAATGAGAGGGTGAATCTTTCTGAAAGACTGGAAAGTTTGAATGGTGATCATGAGAGTCTTACTGGGAGGGCCAGTCACCTTGAAGTTGAGAATGAGAAACTGCAGAATCAAGTGAATGATTTGCATGGAAAACTAGTTGAGAAACTTGGGAATGAAGAACATCTTCAGACTATTGAAGGAGAGCTATTGAATTTGAGGTACGTGATTAATGATGTTATCCAGGAAGATGGCTTGCAGAATTTGGCTTTGGCAAGTAATTCTGAGAGTTTGGATGGACTGCTGAGACAGCTGATAGACTATTATAAGAATATGTTAAAAGCTGAAAGAGATGACAAAGTCTGTGAAACTCGTCCATCAAATGCTGATGTTAGAAGTGGAGAGTCATTGGGTTCAGATGAAGCAACTTCTCATGGGCACCATCCTGAATTGATAGTTGAAGCAACAAGTAGAGACATAACCGTAGTAGAGACACCTGATGTAGCTTCCTTAACTAAAGATCTGGATGAAGCACTGCATGTTCAAAAGCTGACAAGGGAAGAAAGAGATTCATACATGGCAAAACAACAATCCTTGGTTGCTGAAAATGAGGCACTTGATAAGAAAATAGTAGAATTGCAGGAATTtcttaaagaagaagagcagaAATCAGCCTCTGCAAGAGAGAAATTAAATGTAGCTGTTAGGAAAGGGAAAGCGTTGGTCCAACTAAGGGATAGCCTGAAGCAAACTATTGAAGAGTTGAACGCTGAGCTTGGTCGCCTGAAATCAGAGATTATCAACCGAGATGAAATACTCTTAGAGAATGAAAATAAAGTTAGGGAGTTGGAATCTTACACTGTAAGGGTAGAAGCCCTAGAGTCTGAGTGCCAATTGTTGAAAAGTCATTTGGAAGAAACAGAAAATTTACTGCAGGAACGAAGTGGTACATTGAGCATGACGTTGAATGTGTTGAATAGCATTGATATTGGTGATGAAGGGGACAGAAATGATCCAGTTCTGAAGCTTCAACGTATCTCACAACTGTTTCAAAATATGAGTACAGCCATGTCTTCTGCTGAGCAGGAGTCGAGAAAATCCAGAAGAGCAGCTGAGTTGCTACTTGCCGAGTTGGACGAGGTTCAGGAGAGAAACGATAGTCTGCAAGAGGGGCTATCGAAATGTACAGATAAAATCCAGCAACTTTCCAAGGAGAAGGATGCAGCAGAGGCTGAAAAATCACATTTTGAAAACTTATCAGCAGTCAAcagtgaagaaaagaagaagctttatgGTCAACTGCTGTCCTTCGGAACTAGTGTGAACTCTCTAAAGAAAATACTCGCAGGTACCAGCAGTTGCCTAGCTGATATTTTCACTATGGATATGGAGTTTCTGCATCATCTGAAGGCAAATATGGAATCATGTGCGAAGCAAACTGGTACTAATTTGTCTGGCTGGCCGCAGCTCGGTTCTGGGAATTTCGTAGAAAAGGTATTTTAGATCCTTTCAACAGCTTATCATGGTGTACGTTCTAAATTTTTCTGCCACTGACTGTTCCTAAATTTTCCCCTCTCTGCCTAGGAAATCTTTTCACGCTTGAGTGCTGCTTGGTCTAACAACAACTTGCATGAGATTTCAAGTGGTGGAAACATTACCGAAATTTGTGGTTCTCTCTCACAAAACCTTGATCAGTTTGTGGATGATGTTAGCCATCTTGAAGAGAATGTAAGCAAGCACTTGACATCATGGCACGACCAGATTAATATTGTATGCAACAGTCTGGACACCGTTTTTAAGTCAATCGGAAAAGGAACGGAGTCAGAAATTGCTGCTCTGGGTGAAAGAGTTGCCTTGCTTCATAAAGCATGTTCTAGTGTGTTGATGGAAATTGAAAACCGTAAAGCCGAACTTGTTGGAAATGACAATTTCAATATGGGTCTCCATCAAGTAGATGAGGATTCGTCCATGGAATCTGTCAGGTCCATGGTAAATAGGCTATCGTCAGCTGTTAAGGAGCTTGTTGTTGTAAATGCTGAGGCTGTGGAGAGAAATGAAAAGGAGATGAAGGTAATCATCACCAATTTGCAAAGGGAGTTACACGAAAAGGACATCCAAAATGATAGGATGTGCAATGAACTTGTGGGTCAAGTTAAGGAAGCCCAGGCTGGTGCTAAAATTTTTGCAGAAGATCTTCAATCTACCAGTGCCCGGATGCGTGACATGCAAGACCAGCTGGGCATTTTGGTTCAGGAACGGGATTCTATGAAGGAGAGAGTTAAAGAGCTGCAAGCACGGCAGACATCACACTCAGAATTACAGGAGAAGGTCACATCGCTTAGTGATGTTGTAACTGCAAAAGACCAAGGTCAGTATTTCAATTTGAAACTTTTGCTTTTCCACTGCCGCACAGATCAGCTAATACGTTATTGTTTGCTGCAGAAATTGAGGCATTTATGCAAGCGCTTGACGAGGAAGAGTCTCAGATGGAGGATCTAAAACACAGGGTTACAGAATTAGAACAGGAAGTGCAACAGAAGAACTTAGATTTGCAGAAAGCTGAAGCTTCTCGTGGGAAGATTTCCAAAAAGCTATCAATTACTGTGGATAAATTCGATGAGCTCCACCATCTCTCTGAAAATCTTCTCGTTGAAATCGAGAAACTTCAACAGCAAGTGCAAGATCGAGATACCGAGGTTTCTTTCTTAAGACAAGAAGTCACTAGGTGCACCAATGAAGCTCTTGCTGCTTCTCAGATGGACATTAAGAGAGATTCAGAAGATATCCAAACTGTACTTTCTTGGTTTGACACGATAGCTTTGCTACTTGGTCTAGAAGATTCACCTTCCACTGATGCGCAGAGTCACATAAACCACTACATGGAGACACTTGAGAAAAGGATTGCATCTATACTATCTGAAGTAGACGAATTACGGTTAGTTGGACAAAGCAAGGACGCATTGCTTGAGGCTGAGAGGAGTAGAGTGGCTGAGCTCAGACAGAAAGAAGCAACTCTTGAAAAATTCTTACATGAGAAAGAATCCCAACCAAACATGTCAACAAGCCCGACGTCAGAGATTGTTGAAGTGGAACCTCTGGTAAGCTTTGATCCTGTTGGGGATAGTTACACCATTCCAGATGCctataaatttttgatttcgGGGTTATTTTTGGGTATTGCAGATAAACAAGTGGACGAAAACACCGGTCCCATCGCAAGTCCGGAGTTTGCGTAAAGGGAACAACGACCAAGTGGCCATTAGTATAGATGCAGATCAAGCTGATCAAAGTGGTAGcttag from the Camelina sativa cultivar DH55 chromosome 12, Cs, whole genome shotgun sequence genome contains:
- the LOC104730110 gene encoding nucleoporin nup211-like isoform X1, giving the protein MDKKKNRSDPLAAGRQKLQQFRQKKADKGTDQKKDSKGSTSQGKSSKKSGKSEKHERKPETSAVSDEAEAPSHEAAGGATSHVNVGEEVVDSPQTSANAEAHENVSVHGSASEPDPPQPVNTTSDDGSEVRKEVVNSENDISISLSTEEENIKSVNSGTDGTVDSLTSDPADSEKGVIHDDASINVDEISAASGNIGEGKRVEVESGSGSVEKPHQPSSLHEYIPDVSLIRARGDQVTDVGEMQEEDGSHMEQFSESLAKAGVDKIATEERQTSDPASASPSHFSEGSSVTLDSVQLDGISGNIRSQQIREAAELNEEKPETSIHFPNNRDHVLSAEPEEGSVAHMASQLQLPESVSLSEVSSHEEPRKLDTLNLSGDVSVAHVHEGRSVSFLQLVDIVRGLGQDEYQILCNAREAASSNEPGTSSLERLREELFVSSTMEDILHVQLTEQSHLQNEFDHQHNQLVAEISQLRTSYNAVTERNDSLVEELSECQSKLYAATRSNEKLENKLLATEAQVEDFTTKMNELQLSLEKSVLDLSEAKEKFINLQVENDTLVAAISSVNDEKKELLEEKKSKNYEIEHLSSELNNCKNVAAILKAEVEQLENTIGPLKDEKMNLMDDKYSLLGEAEKLQEELANCKTLATLQEVENLNIKETLSLLTGQQTKFDENNLRLREENEKAHLELSAHLISETYLLSEYSNLKEGYSLLNNKLLKFQGEKEHLVEENDKLTHELLTLQERTSTVQKERTHLEVELKEAIARLDKLAEENTSLTSSIMVEKARMVDIGNEDASGLINQEISEKLEKSSEVGVSKQTASFLENALYTNLEEVMEETSEFSALKKNLDKGEKMVQNLEEAIKQILADSSMSKSSDKGATPAVSKLIQAFESKQKPEEQESEKAQLSDDLSEGDQYVSVNVQIRSLRGLLAQLLLNAKEAGIQFNQLSDDRTSTNQRLKELNVEFASQQDHIDVLEADSIESKISFEALKHYSYELQHRNHELELLCESLKLRNGSIGVENTELNKKLSSCLLRIDELEIQLENLQQTLSSFLSSMEEQLVALQDESERAMMLEHELTSLMSEFGEAVVRLDDRLLRSGTSEASVGLDMSKRISGSIDMAVKVIDDLEAKLEAAYAKHESTSNQYEELKQSFSTLFEKNEFAASSMQKIYADLTKLFTESCGSEEIANLEVENVAVSDPFKDGSFENLMEAVRNILSERLELRSVIDKLQSDLSSKSNDMEELAQQSLHSTSLRELVGKVEGVLELESGISSESPSSHVEFLVSQLVQKFIETEELAHLLRKQLEAKENELMEIQESLLHHKSEIGGLRENLTHAEESLVAVQSELQDKSNECEQSEQRLLSTREKLSIAVAKGKGLIVQRDNVKQSLAETSAKLQKCSEELNLKDSRLLEVEAKLKTYTEAGERVEALESELSYIRNSATALRESFLLKDSLLHRIEEILEDLDLPEHFHARDILEKVEWLARSANGNSLRPSDWDQKSSDGGAGFAISEPWREDVQTGTSSEDDLRIKFEELKGKFYGLAEQNEMLEQSLMERNTLVQKWEKLLENIDMPPQLQSMEVENKIEWLATSISEATDERDTLQQKIDNLEVYCQSLSADLEVSQKQVFDVEANLQSCVNERVNLSERLESLNGDHESLTGRASHLEVENEKLQNQVNDLHGKLVEKLGNEEHLQTIEGELLNLRYVINDVIQEDGLQNLALASNSESLDGLLRQLIDYYKNMLKAERDDKVCETRPSNADVRSGESLGSDEATSHGHHPELIVEATSRDITVVETPDVASLTKDLDEALHVQKLTREERDSYMAKQQSLVAENEALDKKIVELQEFLKEEEQKSASAREKLNVAVRKGKALVQLRDSLKQTIEELNAELGRLKSEIINRDEILLENENKVRELESYTVRVEALESECQLLKSHLEETENLLQERSGTLSMTLNVLNSIDIGDEGDRNDPVLKLQRISQLFQNMSTAMSSAEQESRKSRRAAELLLAELDEVQERNDSLQEGLSKCTDKIQQLSKEKDAAEAEKSHFENLSAVNSEEKKKLYGQLLSFGTSVNSLKKILAGTSSCLADIFTMDMEFLHHLKANMESCAKQTGTNLSGWPQLGSGNFVEKEIFSRLSAAWSNNNLHEISSGGNITEICGSLSQNLDQFVDDVSHLEENVSKHLTSWHDQINIVCNSLDTVFKSIGKGTESEIAALGERVALLHKACSSVLMEIENRKAELVGNDNFNMGLHQVDEDSSMESVRSMVNRLSSAVKELVVVNAEAVERNEKEMKVIITNLQRELHEKDIQNDRMCNELVGQVKEAQAGAKIFAEDLQSTSARMRDMQDQLGILVQERDSMKERVKELQARQTSHSELQEKVTSLSDVVTAKDQEIEAFMQALDEEESQMEDLKHRVTELEQEVQQKNLDLQKAEASRGKISKKLSITVDKFDELHHLSENLLVEIEKLQQQVQDRDTEVSFLRQEVTRCTNEALAASQMDIKRDSEDIQTVLSWFDTIALLLGLEDSPSTDAQSHINHYMETLEKRIASILSEVDELRLVGQSKDALLEAERSRVAELRQKEATLEKFLHEKESQPNMSTSPTSEIVEVEPLINKWTKTPVPSQVRSLRKGNNDQVAISIDADQADQSGSLEEDDDKAHGFRSMSTSRIIPRFTRPLTNMIDGLWVSCDRTLMRQPALRLGIMIYWAILHALLAAFVV